In a single window of the Balearica regulorum gibbericeps isolate bBalReg1 chromosome 7, bBalReg1.pri, whole genome shotgun sequence genome:
- the DNMBP gene encoding dynamin-binding protein isoform X2 — translation MEAGSVVRAVFDFCPSVSEELPLFVGDVIEVLAVVDEFWLLGKKEGVTGQFPSSFVEPVDIPPLKQGEKLFVCTSDFTSQEPGSLSLQRGDLVILGGSLASSWLQGRSSWGSKGFFPSSCVRELCLSVRSRQLSQSALLEVPAYSLGQARALMDLSAQLEEELDFREGDLINIVGIPEPGWFEGELRGRRGIFPEGFVELLTPLRTLGISEDSEPPGTCDTNGTVEMPPKEEEEPGSTYGVALYQFQALESKELDFDVGDRIRIVGILEDGWLEGELRGKRGIFPYRFVRLEASEPCREMAGAGDPQGGGIHQDVETTCSGALPLPGKDGKEKEDGSAAHPEPDTLLSHTTERSEGPLGTDLRQHQSFPSTGHQGPCPKGTADSLPFDRTKTVNGLLPSAQLPPQQGHRPGQAGELEPGGTVSASPGNSEAHSLPEHDGGSPTVPPQAPCSPLDTCRNQAISSPNSWAASEPQESQSSAQDLDSWVGGQQKSKPCSSSLGGAQVGLDTWAGSWGECCPLAAQWDGCTDLDSKLTEQLAQFEKSLSSTGPEQDKVSRHFSILDYSSEKDIVRGSPECAPHARQPERRKALRPPPPRPSSLATTPVHTLGGQVPKGRSLSFSVKPSRPAPRPPSNNQRKNVAPPQLQPSVQEQQADEGREDLTRTGSASPRSILLTRIGEVERDLEAYGKTRAELSVMLEEQQDELVRAETLENLDFCDSNIESLSVELQELRDMTLLSSQTPSLETSSAATESPEQRMLEKRSKVIEELLQTERDYIRDLEMCVERIMVPLQQAQMQNIDFEGLFGNIHMVISFSKQLLSTLEASDAIGPVFLAQRAELESIYRVYCQNHDEAIALLETYEKDEKMQKLLLDLLDSLRGCTNYINLGSFLIKPVQRVMRYPLLLMELLSATPEAHPDKAPLTAAVLAVKEINVNINEYKRRKDLVLKYRKGDEDSLMEKISKLNFHSIIKKSNRVSSHLKHLTGFAPQLKDEAFEETEKNFRMQERLIKSFIRDLSLYLQHVRESACMKALAAVSMWDLCTEKGSADLDQFQKVNRLISDQLFSTFKERTERLVSSPLNQLLSMFAGPHKLVQKRFDKLLDFHNCTERAEKLKDKRTLEELQSARNNYEALNAQLLDELPKFLRFAKELFASCVRGYAEAHCDFVRLALEELRPLLSLLKVSSREGNLIAIFQDEHSRVLQQLQAFTFFPESQAAPKKPFERKSVERQSARRQPLVGLPSYLLQSDDVRAALLARYAPESLFQADRNFNAAQDLDVSLLEGDIVGVIKKKDPMGSQNRWLIDNGVTKGFVYSSFLKPYNPRRSQSDVSVGSHSSNESEHSSSSPQSSTTLTFSPSGAAVTFTQKPPQGSASPADLYQSPQPPSETDSHSLPQLSSGDRTAPLEAGAVTSQRRYSRPELGCSPGFRNGHPTKAHLRPTPSVEDRDSGLESSESEGNQVYYALYTFKGRNTNELSVSANQRLRILQFEDITGNREWWLAEAHGKQGYVPSSYIRKTEYT, via the exons ATGGAGGCTGGCTCCGTGGTACGAGCAGTCTTTGATTTCTGTCCCAGTGTCTCTGAAGAGCTGCCCCTCTTTGTGGGAGACGTCATCGAGGTGCTGGCTGTGGTGGATGAGTTCTGGCTCCTCGGCAAAAAGGAAGGTGTCACAG GGCAGTTTCCTAGCAGCTTTGTGGAACCTGTGGATATTCCCCCTTtgaagcagggagaaaaactgTTTGTTTGTACCAGTGACTTCACATCTCAAGAGCCAGGGAGCTTGTCATTGCAGAGAG GAGACCTGGTGAtcctgggggggtccctggcctccagctggctccagggACGAAGTAGCTGGGGTTCCAAGGGCTTTTTCCCCTCATCATGTGTGCGGGAGCTGTGCCTTTCAGTTCGGAGCCGTCAGCTGTCGCAGAGCGCTCTCCTGGAGGTGCCTGCCTACTCATTGGGCCAAGCCCGGGCCCTGATGGACCTGTCTgctcagctggaggaggaacTGGACTTCAGGGAAGGGGATTTGATCAACATTGTTGGCATCCCAGAGCCTGGCTGGTTCGAGGGGGAGCTCAGAGGCCGCAGGGGCATTTTCCCAGAGGGTTTTGTGGAACTGCTTACTCCTCTGCGAACGTTGGGAATCTCAGAGGATTCAGAGCCCCCAGGGACTTGTGACACCAACGGGACAGTGGAGATGCCccccaaggaggaggaggaaccgGGGAGCACTTACGGTGTTGCCCTCTATCAGTTCCAAGCCCTGGAGTCGAAGGAACTGGATTTTGATGTGGGTGACAGGATTCGGATTGTAGGCATTCTGGAGGATGGCTGGCTGGAGGGGGAGCTGAGAGGGAAACGTGGCATCTTTCCATACAGATTTGTAAGGCTGGAAGCCTCTGAGCCTTGCAGGGAAATGGCAGGTGCTGGGGATCCCCAGGGCGGAGGCATCCATCAAGATGTGGAAACCACCTGCTCTGGAGCTCTTCCATTGCCAGGGAAAGATGGCAAGGAAAAGGAGGATGGCTCAGCTGCACACCCTGAGCCTGACACCCTTTTGTCTCACACCACAGAGAGGTCAGAGGGTCCTCTTGGCACTGACTTGAGACAGCATCAGTCTTTTCCCAGCACAGGACACCAAGGGCCATGTCCCAAAGGCACAGCAGACTCCCTCCCCTTTGACCGCACAAAGACAGTCAATGGCCttctcccctctgctcagctgcctCCCCAGCAGGGCCACAGGCCTGGCCAAGCAGGTGAGTTGGAGCCTGGGGGGACTGTGTCAGCCTCCCCAGGAAACTCAGAAGCTCACTCCCTGCCTGAGCACGATGGAGGCAGTCCCACTGTGCCCCCGCaggctccctgctcccccctaGATACTTGCAGAAACCAGGCGATTTCTTCTCCTAACAGCTGGGCAGCATCTGAGCCCCAGGAGAGCCAGAGCAGCGCCCAGGACCTGGATAGTTGGGTGGGTGGTCAACAGAAGTCCAAACCTTGTTCCTCCAGCTTGGGAGGTGCCCAGGTGGGCCTGGACAcatgggctgggagctggggggaaTGCTGCCCGCTCGCAGCACAGTGGGACGGCTGCACAGACCTCGACTCCAAACTGACAGAGCAGCTGGCGCAGTTTGAGAAGAGTCTGTCAAGTACCGGCCCTGAGCAGGACAAGGTCTCCCGACACTTCTCTATCTTGGACTACAGCTCTGAGAAGGACATTGTCCGTGGGTCTCCCGAGTGTGCCCCCCATGCCAGGCAgccagagaggaggaaggcCCTGAGGCCACCCCCTCCTCGGCCCAGCAGCCTTGCAACAACCCCTGTGCACACACTGGGTGGCCAGGTGCCCAAAGGCAGGTCTCTGTCCTTCTCAGTGAAGCCCTCCCGGCCTGCACCGCGGCCTCCATCAAACAACCAGAGGAAAAACGTGGCCCCTCCGCAGCTTCAGCCCAGTGTCCAGGAGCAGCAGGCGGATGAGGGACGTGAGGACTTGACACGGACAGGATCAGCTTCCCCCCGCTCCATTCTGCTGACGAGGATCGGAGAGGTGGAGCGAGACCTGGAGGCTTACGGCAAGACCCGCGCTGAGCTAAGTGtgatgctggaggagcagcaggatgaGCTGGTGAGAGCAGAGACCCTGGAAAACCTTGATTTCTGTGACTCCAACATCGAGAGCCTCAGCgtggagctgcaggagctgagag ACATGACTCTCCTGTCCTCCCAGAcaccatccctggagacatCCTCAGCTGCCACTGAGAGCCCAGAGCAAAGGATGCTGGAGAAGAGGTCCAAGGTTATTGAGGAGCTGCTCCAGACAGAGCGGGACTATATCCGAGACCTGGAGATGTGCGTGGAGAGGATCATGGTGcccctgcagcaggcacag ATGCAGAACATAGACTTTGAGGGTCTTTTTGGAAACATCCACATGGTAATTAGCTTCTCCAAGCAGCTGCTGTCCACCTTGGAGGCTTCAGATGCTATCG gaCCAGTGTTCCTGGCACAGCgtgcagagctggagagcaTCTACAGGGTGTATTGCCAGAACCATGACGAGGCCATCGCACTTCTGGAAACCTATGAGAAGGATGAGAAGATGCAGAAACTACTCCTGGACCTGCTGGATAGCCTCAG GGGCTGCACAAACTACATTAACTTGGGCTCCTTCCTCATCAAGCCAGTACAAAGGGTGATGCGGTACCCACTACTACTGATGGAGCTGCTCAGCGCCACCCCCGAGGCTCACCCTGACAAGGCACCGCTCACAGCTGCTGTCCTTGCAGTCAAAGAAATCAACGTCAACATCAATGAATACAAGCGCCGGAAGGACCTGG TGCTAAAGTACCGGAAAGGGGATGAGGATAGCCTCATGGAGAAGATCTCCAAGCTCAACTTCCACTCTATCATCAAGAAATCCAATCGTGTGAGCAGCCACCTCAAGCATCTGACAGGCTTTGCGCCCCAG CTGAAGGATGAAGCCTttgaagagacagagaaaaatttCCGGATGCAGGAGCGGCTGATCAAGTCCTTCATCCGGGACCTTTCCCTCTACCTGCAGCACGTTCGG GAGTCAGCTTGCATGAAGGCGCTGGCAGCAGTGAGCATGTGGGACCTGTGCACAGAGAAGGGCAGTGCAGACTTGGACCAGTTCCAGAAAGTGAATCGGCTCATCAGCGACCAGCTCTTCTCCACCTTc AAAGAGCGGACAGAGCGGTTGGTGAGCTCGCCCCTGAACCAGCTGCTGAGCATGTTTGCGGGGCCCCATAAGCTGGTGCAGAAACGCTTTGATAAGCTCCTCGACTTCCACAACTGCACGGAGCGAGCGGAGAAGCTGAAGGACAAGCGAACACTGGAGGAGCTGCAGTCGGCCCGTAACAACTACGAGGCCCTCAATGCCCAGCTGCTGGACGAGCTGCCCAAGTTCCTGCGCTTCGCCAAGGAGCTGTTTGCCAGCTGCGTGCGGGGCTACGCCGAGGCACACTGCGACTTTGTGCGCCTGGCCCTGGAGGAGCTGAGACCTTTGTTGTCG TTGCTGAAGGTGTCCAGCAGGGAGGGGAACCTCATCGCCATCTTCCAGGATGAGCACAGTCGagtcctccagcagctccaggcctTCACCTTCTTCCCAGAGTCCCAGGCAGCTCCCAAGAAGCCTTTTGAAAGGAAGAGCGTGGAGCGGCAATCTGCCCGGCGCCAGCCCCTTGTCGGCTTG CCCAGCTACCTCCTGCAGTCAGATGACGTCAGAGCTGCCCTCCTAGCCCGCTACGCCCCGGAGAGTCTCTTCCAGGCGGACCGCAATTTCAATGCTGCCCAAGACCTGGATGTCTCTCTGCTGGAAGGAGACATCGTGGGTGTCATCAAGAAGAAGGACCCCATGGGCAGCCAGAATCGTTGGCTCATAGACAATGGGG tGACCAAGGGCTTTGTGTACAGCTCCTTTCTGAAGCCCTACAACCCACGCCGCAGCCAGTCGGACGTCTCTGTGGGCAGCCACTCTTCCAACGAGtcagagcacagcagctcctctccccaaaGCAGCACCACGCTGACCTTCAGCCCCAGCGGGGCAGCCGTCACCTTCACTCAGAAACCCCCACAGGGCTCGGCCTCCCCGGCAGACCTGTACCAgtccccgcagcccccctcGGAGACAGACTCCCACTCTCTGCCCCAGCTTAGCTCTGGTGACAGGACAGCCCCGCTAGAGGCTGGTGCAGTGACGTCTCAGCGCCGCTACAGCCGCcctgagctgggctgcagccctggcttTCGCAACGGGCACCCCACCAAAGCACATCTCAGGCCCACACCCTCGGTGGAGGACAGAGACTCTGGGTTGGAGAGCAGCGAGTCAGAGGGCAACCAG GTCTATTACGCTCTCTACACCTTCAAAGGCCGAAACACGAACGAGCTAAGTGTGTCAGCTAACCAGAGACTCAGGATCCTGCAGTTTGAGGACATCACGGGCAATCGGGAGTGGTGGCTGGCCGAGGCACACGGGAAGCAGGGCTACGTGCCCTCCAGTTACATCAGGAAGACTGAGTACACGTGA